A single region of the Neodiprion pinetum isolate iyNeoPine1 chromosome 5, iyNeoPine1.2, whole genome shotgun sequence genome encodes:
- the LOC124219564 gene encoding larval cuticle protein A2B-like, which produces MAFKLIAFAALVAVASAGVIAPAPVAYHAAPAYGYAAPIAKAVVKTIDADYDPNPQYSYSYDVHDTLTGDAKSQQETRNGDSVEGSYSLIEADGTRRIVHYTADPHNGFNAVVEKEPAGHGHVVPKYAPAPVKIAAPAAHVSYAAPAHGYYH; this is translated from the exons ATGGCTTTCAAG CTCATCGCCTTCGCCGCCCTCGTGGCCGTCGCTAGCGCCGGAGTCATCGCTCCCGCCCCCGTGGCCTACCACGCTGCCCCCGCTTACGGCTACGCCGCCCCCATCGCCAAGGCCGTCGTCAAGACCATCGACGCTGACTACGACCCCAACCCCCAGTACAGCTACTCCTACGACGTCCACGACACCTTGACCGGAGACGCCAAGAGCCAGCAGGAGACCCGCAACGGAGACTCCGTCGAGGGCAGTTACTCCCTGATCGAGGCCGACGGAACCCGTCGCATCGTCCACTACACAGCCGACCCCCACAACGGATTCAACGCCGTCGTCGAGAAGGAACCTGCCGGCCACGGACACGTCGTCCCCAAATACGCACCAGCCCCCGTCAAGATCGCCGCCCCCGCCGCCCACGTAAGCTACGCTGCCCCCGCTCACGGATACTACCACTGA
- the LOC124219561 gene encoding larval cuticle protein A2B-like, translated as MVFKLVSALALVAVVSAGVIPSAPIAYHAPVAPVYAHTAPLAPVAPVAYAAPIAKAVVAKAVDADYDPNPQYNYSYDVQDAITGDNKQQQESRNGDAVQGSYSFIEADGTRRIVEYTADPVNGFNAVVHKEPANVAVKAVAHVAPVAPVAHVAPAALYHH; from the exons ATGGTCTTCAAG CTGGTTTCCGCACTTGCCCTCGTGGCCGTCGTCTCTGCTGGCGTAATCCCATCGGCTCCTATTGCCTATCACGCGCCTGTTGCCCCCGTCTACGCTCACACCGCTCCCTTGGCACCAGTAGCCCCAGTTGCCTACGCAGCCCCGATCGCTAAGGCAGTTGTGGCCAAAGCCGTCGACGCCGACTACGACCCGAACCCCCAGTACAACTATTCCTACGACGTTCAGGACGCGATCACTGGTGACAACAAGCAGCAACAGGAGAGCCGCAACGGAGACGCCGTTCAGGGCAGCTATTCCTTCATAGAAGCCGACGGAACCCGTCGCATCGTCGAATACACCGCCGACCCCGTTAACGGCTTCAACGCCGTCGTCCACAAGGAACCCGCCAACGTCGCCGTCAAGGCCGTTGCTCACGTAGCTCCCGTCGCTCCCGTCGCTCACGTCGCCCCGGCTGCTCTCTACCACCACTGA
- the LOC124219565 gene encoding larval cuticle protein A2B-like: protein MAVKCFLFIGMIAAAHGAFLHHPIPAGAVLTVAKPVDSHDPNPQYNYAYNVQNALTGDSKMQHEIRDGDVVRGSYSLVEPDGSLRVVDYTADPVNGFNAVVRKKPAIVKVAVTAPVTLARPLTVAPHRLLFAYPGSAYAHRTLGLIHH from the exons ATGGCAGTTAAG TGTTTCTTGTTCATCGGGATGATCGCCGCCGCCCATGGAGCGTTCCTTCATCACCCAATTCCAGCTGGAGCTGTGCTCACCGTGGCGAAGCCAGTGGACTCGCATGACCCAAACCCGCAGTACAACTACGCTTACAACGTCCAGAACGCCCTGACAGGTGACTCGAAAATGCAGCACGAGATCAGAGACGGTGACGTAGTTCGTGGCAGCTACTCTCTCGTGGAACCCGACGGATCGCTTCGAGTCGTCGACTACACTGCTGACCCCGTAAACGGGTTCAATGCCGTAGTTCGCAAGAAACCTGCCATAGTCAAGGTCGCAGTTACCGCTCCAGTCACCCTGGCGAGACCTTTGACAGTCGCTCCTCATCGCCTTCTGTTTGCCTACCCGGGTTCTGCTTATGCACATCGTACCCTGGGCTTGATCCATCATTAA
- the LOC124219562 gene encoding larval cuticle protein A2B-like, whose amino-acid sequence MAFKLVALVAIVAAASAGVSAQVHHHGYPSGPVYAHAPAPVYAKAVVKGVDAEYDPHPQYSFSYDVHDDHTGDIKSQQESRDGDVVHGSYSLIEADGTRRVVEYTADPHSGFNAVVHKEGKPVHAPVVAKYAPAPVKYAHAPVYSHAPIPYAGYHH is encoded by the exons ATGGCATTCAAG CTCGTCGCTCTCGTCGCCATCGTGGCCGCCGCCAGTGCCGGCGTAAGTGCCCAGGTTCACCACCACGGGTACCCATCTGGTCCCGTTTACGCCCACGCACCAGCACCAGTGTACGCCAAGGCAGTGGTTAAGGGAGTCGACGCTGAGTACGACCCTCATCCCCAGTACAGCTTCTCCTACGATGTGCACGACGACCACACCGGCGACATCAAGAGCCAGCAGGAGTCCCGCGACGGAGACGTCGTCCACGGTAGCTACTCCCTGATCGAGGCTGACGGAACCCGTCGCGTCGTCGAGTACACCGCCGACCCCCACAGCGGATTCAACGCCGTCGTTCACAAGGAGGGAAAACCCGTCCACGCTCCCGTCGTCGCCAAGTACGCTCCAGCTCCCGTCAAATACGCCCATGCCCCCGTATACTCCCACGCCCCGATCCCATACGCCGGATACCACCATTAA
- the LOC124219568 gene encoding larval cuticle protein A2B-like, whose translation MVAKFVIVATTLMAVVKSSVIPAPVAYATAPIVKTEEYDPHPQYTYAYDVQDSLTGDAKSQQETRNGDVVSGSYSFIEADGTRRTVEYTADPVNGFNAVVHREPAVVKAVPAVPAAPIIAAPAYRYHH comes from the exons ATGGTCGCCAAG TTCGTAATCGTCGCCACGACGCTGATGGCAGTCGTCAAGTCGAGCGTGATCCCAGCCCCTGTGGCTTACGCCACGGCGCCGATCGTCAAGACGGAGGAGTACGACCCCCACCCCCAGTACACCTACGCCTACGACGTCCAGGACTCGCTGACGGGGGACGCGAAGAGCCAGCAGGAGACGAGGAACGGCGACGTCGTCAGCGGAAGCTACAGCTTCATCGAGGCCGACGGGACGCGTCGCACCGTCGAATACACCGCCGATCCCGTCAACGGTTTCAACGCCGTCGTCCACAGGGAACCGGCGGTCGTTAAAGCAGTTCCCGCTGTTCCCGCCGCCCCGATTATAGCAGCGCCGGCCTATCGTTACCACCATTAA